Proteins from a genomic interval of Desulfofustis limnaeus:
- a CDS encoding histidine phosphatase family protein has translation MGIIYLIRHGEIPQSAPRRFIGQRDLPLTDKGKLQIARLAPFLLARSVGRVVCSPLSRCVDSARIICLRLECQPEIQPALKEIGLGGWEGLRVSDVRARYPGSYEARGRDIAGFRPPGGESFADLQERVWPAFTTLANETETATAIVAHAGVNRVILCRLLDIPLANLVHLEQDYGCLNVIETDKGTFRVRRLNCLTGR, from the coding sequence ATGGGCATTATCTATTTGATCCGGCACGGAGAAATACCCCAAAGCGCGCCCCGGCGCTTCATCGGCCAACGTGACCTCCCGCTGACCGACAAGGGTAAGCTGCAAATCGCCCGACTCGCCCCGTTTCTTCTGGCCCGATCGGTGGGGCGGGTGGTCTGCAGTCCGCTCTCCAGGTGTGTGGACAGCGCCCGCATCATCTGTCTGCGTCTGGAGTGCCAACCGGAAATTCAGCCAGCGCTAAAGGAAATCGGCCTGGGCGGCTGGGAAGGACTGCGGGTCAGCGATGTTCGCGCTCGCTACCCAGGTAGCTACGAGGCTCGGGGACGCGATATCGCCGGTTTTCGGCCGCCGGGTGGCGAGAGTTTCGCCGATCTGCAGGAACGGGTCTGGCCGGCCTTTACCACGCTAGCCAATGAGACCGAGACGGCCACCGCCATCGTCGCCCACGCCGGGGTCAACCGAGTGATACTGTGCCGCCTCCTCGATATTCCCTTGGCCAATCTCGTGCATCTCGAGCAGGATTACGGCTGTCTCAACGTCATCGAAACGGACAAGGGAACCTTTCGTGTCCGTCGTCTCAACTGTCTGACCGGTCGCTAA
- a CDS encoding MBL fold metallo-hydrolase, with product MTTTKLTVLVDNRAADGLVAEHGYALWLESGERVILFDTGESKGLLPNSEALGFDLARVTDLVVSHGHYDHTGGIAPVLERAVGARVYIHQAALQPRYVLRQGKNIEPVRMPELSMQSLDRLPEERICWLTRPISMTEDIGITGPIPRKTTFEDPGAPYFFDQSGSRPDLIDDDIAMWLRCDTGLVICVGCAHAGIVNTAEAIMEITGERRIHTIIGGLHLLHAGQERLEKTVAALNDLQIERLVACHCTGDAAVDYLERQLSCQVLRGHAGLSLVV from the coding sequence ATGACAACGACAAAACTGACCGTGCTGGTCGACAACCGGGCTGCCGACGGCCTGGTCGCCGAGCACGGCTATGCTCTGTGGCTTGAGTCCGGTGAACGGGTCATCCTCTTCGACACCGGTGAAAGTAAGGGCTTGCTACCCAACAGCGAGGCCCTCGGTTTCGACTTGGCGCGGGTCACCGACCTGGTCGTGAGTCACGGCCACTACGATCACACCGGCGGAATTGCCCCTGTTTTGGAACGCGCTGTCGGCGCTCGTGTCTATATTCATCAGGCAGCCCTCCAGCCCCGTTATGTATTGCGGCAAGGAAAAAACATCGAGCCGGTGCGAATGCCGGAATTATCCATGCAGTCCCTGGACCGGTTGCCCGAGGAACGGATCTGCTGGCTGACGCGGCCGATCTCGATGACCGAAGACATCGGCATTACCGGTCCGATTCCCCGAAAAACCACGTTCGAGGACCCCGGCGCCCCTTATTTCTTTGATCAATCGGGGTCGCGACCGGATCTGATCGATGACGACATCGCCATGTGGCTTCGCTGCGATACAGGGTTGGTGATCTGTGTCGGCTGTGCCCATGCGGGCATCGTCAACACCGCCGAGGCGATCATGGAGATCACCGGCGAGCGGCGGATCCATACGATCATCGGGGGGCTCCACCTCCTCCATGCCGGCCAGGAACGCCTGGAAAAGACCGTGGCAGCGCTCAACGATTTGCAGATTGAGCGGTTGGTGGCCTGTCATTGTACCGGCGATGCAGCCGTGGATTATCTTGAGCGGCAGCTGAGCTGTCAGGTACTGCGCGGCCACGCCGGACTGTCGCTGGTCGTCTGA
- a CDS encoding iron-sulfur cluster assembly scaffold protein — protein MTLGGFLVLVGVLFAFVAVWYGLSYFFSSTMTDPDAHARITGNCGDTMELAFKIHQDRVVETHAWTDGCATSRSCVDAAARLAYGKEVQRLAKVTMMDVIEEVGSLPESHLHCAQLAETTMQQAIKNYLKDQQTHANPPKNAAPQQSAAERGEELQI, from the coding sequence ATGACTCTGGGTGGTTTTCTGGTTCTGGTTGGGGTTCTTTTCGCTTTTGTGGCGGTCTGGTATGGGCTGAGCTATTTCTTTTCGTCGACCATGACGGATCCGGATGCTCATGCTCGCATCACCGGTAACTGCGGTGATACCATGGAACTGGCCTTCAAGATTCACCAGGACCGGGTAGTCGAGACCCACGCCTGGACCGACGGCTGTGCCACCAGCCGGAGTTGTGTGGATGCCGCAGCCCGCCTGGCTTACGGAAAAGAGGTGCAGCGCCTGGCAAAAGTCACCATGATGGATGTGATCGAGGAAGTGGGCAGTCTCCCCGAGTCGCATCTGCATTGCGCCCAGCTAGCCGAAACCACCATGCAACAGGCGATAAAGAATTACCTGAAGGATCAACAAACACACGCCAATCCGCCGAAAAACGCTGCCCCGCAGCAATCGGCGGCAGAGCGCGGCGAGGAACTGCAGATATGA
- the prxU gene encoding thioredoxin-dependent peroxiredoxin (Most members of this family contain a selenocysteine.) translates to MAQEEQVGCARPTGGVVGEPEPEKAAPAKDKPVKEKRMLTVGQKVPDFSAPGYHKGSFVTIKLSDYLGKWVVLCFYPGDFTFVUATEISAVAEKFPEFQKLGVEVLSMSIDSMFVHKMWDDDELSKMVAGGIPFPMLSDAGGKVGTAYGVFDENAGVEARGRFIIDPDGVLQGFEVLTPPVGRNVNETIRQIQAFQLIRETKGAEATPSGWRPGKKTLKPGINLVGKVWQEWKTSQAFD, encoded by the coding sequence ATGGCGCAAGAAGAACAAGTAGGCTGTGCCCGGCCAACCGGAGGAGTGGTTGGGGAACCGGAGCCCGAAAAGGCGGCACCGGCAAAGGACAAACCAGTTAAGGAGAAACGTATGCTTACCGTTGGTCAGAAAGTGCCGGATTTTTCCGCTCCCGGCTATCACAAGGGTTCTTTTGTTACTATCAAGCTGTCAGATTATCTGGGTAAGTGGGTCGTGCTCTGCTTTTATCCCGGTGACTTCACCTTCGTCTGAGCTACCGAGATTTCGGCGGTCGCCGAAAAATTTCCGGAATTTCAGAAGCTTGGTGTAGAGGTCTTATCTATGTCCATCGACTCCATGTTCGTGCACAAGATGTGGGATGACGACGAATTGAGCAAGATGGTCGCAGGCGGTATTCCGTTCCCCATGCTCTCCGATGCCGGCGGCAAAGTCGGCACCGCCTACGGTGTCTTTGACGAGAATGCCGGGGTTGAGGCACGGGGCCGGTTCATCATCGATCCGGATGGTGTTCTGCAGGGATTCGAGGTCTTGACGCCGCCCGTCGGCAGGAATGTCAACGAAACCATCCGCCAGATCCAGGCATTTCAACTGATCCGGGAGACCAAAGGCGCCGAGGCGACACCGTCCGGCTGGCGACCCGGGAAGAAGACTCTGAAGCCGGGTATCAATTTGGTAGGAAAAGTCTGGCAGGAGTGGAAGACCTCCCAAGCCTTCGATTAA
- the tsaA gene encoding tRNA (N6-threonylcarbamoyladenosine(37)-N6)-methyltransferase TrmO — MKPIGVIHTPFQRLEDMPIQPKGGAAVTGTVIVAESYLEGLADLDGFSHIYLLYQFHQARRMQLTVVPFLDSEPRGVFATRSPLRPNHIGLSIVELVAVTGNRLTVRGVDILDGTPLLDIKPYVKAFDEVGDCRSGWMRADAATISHKRSDDRFI; from the coding sequence ATGAAACCGATTGGTGTCATCCACACCCCCTTCCAGCGTCTGGAAGACATGCCGATCCAGCCGAAGGGCGGGGCTGCCGTAACCGGTACTGTCATCGTGGCGGAGTCCTATCTCGAAGGTCTTGCCGATCTCGACGGATTCAGCCACATCTATCTGCTTTACCAGTTTCATCAGGCCCGGCGCATGCAATTGACGGTGGTCCCTTTTCTCGACTCGGAGCCCCGGGGGGTGTTTGCCACGCGTTCGCCGCTGCGGCCGAACCATATCGGGCTATCCATTGTGGAACTGGTCGCGGTGACGGGCAACCGATTGACGGTACGAGGAGTCGATATTCTCGACGGTACGCCGCTGCTTGACATCAAGCCCTATGTGAAGGCTTTTGATGAGGTTGGTGATTGCCGCTCCGGCTGGATGCGGGCCGATGCAGCCACCATCAGCCATAAGCGCTCGGACGACCGGTTTATCTGA